CGTCGGATTGCCGGCACCGTCGTCGCGGTTGGTTCGTTTGAACAGCAAGCAGTGGGAGAACAGCGTCCAGGATCTGCTGCGTCTGTCGGCCCCGCTCGGATACTCCAGCGCCTTCGTCCAAGAATCGCTGCAGACTTCGTTCGACACCAACGGCAGCGTTCTGGAGATCGACACCAACCAGTGGGCCGGTTACAAGCGCGCGGCTCTGCAGGTGGCGAACAAGGTGGCGCGCGACGCGCAGCTGATCCTGGTGGTGGCGCCGGCAGCTTCTGATCCGACCGCGCGCGCGTCCGGGTTCATCAAGACCTTCGGGCAGCGGGTGTTTCGCCGGCCGCTCAGCGACGCCGACGTCAAACGGTACAGCGATCTCTTCAACCAAGGCGCCGCGTTGCTCGGCAGCGGCGACGCCTTCGCCGATGGCGTCGAGATGGTGCTGCGGGCGTTCTTCCAGTCTCCCAATTTCTTGTACCGGATAGAGACCAGCGACACGGTCAAAAGCGGAATGATTCCTCTTAACGATTACGAGATCGCCCAGCGTCTTTCGTACAGCCTGACCAACTCGACGCCGGACGACACGCTGCTGACCGCGGCGGCGGCGGGCATGTTGCAGTCGCGCGACAACGTCAGCCAGCAGGCTCAGCGATTGATCGCCGCCGCTCCCGGCCAGGCCATGGTCTCTGACTTTCACTATCAGCTGCTGCAGCTGGAGAACGACGATCAGATCGCCAAGGACGCGACGCAGGTGCCTTTGTTCACCACCGATCTGAACGCCGCCCTGAAAACCGAGACGCTTTCTTTCGTCAAGAACGTCCTTTACGACCAGAACAAAGGCTTCGGCGAGCTGTTGACGGCGCCGTACACCTTCGCCAACGGCCAGGTGGCGCAAGTCTACGGCGCCAAGGCGGCCACTGGATCATCCGACGCGTTCGCCCGCGTCGATCTGGATCCCACGCAAAGGGCGGGTCTTTTGACCCAGGCCGGCTTCCTGACGTTCTACGCCGACGCTGGCGCCACCACGAACCTAATCTTGCGCGGCGCCCGCATCGCGGTGGACTTCCTGTGCGTGGACATCCCGGCGCCGCCCCCCAACATCCCGCCGGTGCCGGCTCTGGCGCCGAACACCACCAACCGCACGCGCATCACCACCATGACAAAGGATGCGCCCTGCAACACCTGCCACACGACTCTGATCAACCCGCTGGGCTTTGCGCTGGAAACCCTGGACGGCTATGCCCGCTATCGCACGCAGGAAAATGGCCAGCCCATCGACGCCACTGGCCAGTACACCCTGGACGGCAAGCAGGTGTCCTTCAACGGTCCGGTCGAGCTGATGAAGTTGATCGGACCCAGCCAGCAAGCGAACGACTGCTATGCGCGCC
This is a stretch of genomic DNA from Polyangia bacterium. It encodes these proteins:
- a CDS encoding DUF1592 domain-containing protein; the encoded protein is MKVFPDFARPKTILFLTVPALLLAACSGAVGNGPATASGSGNSGGGNNTGSGGGTSSGNGGTSVVDVSGPIVGLPAPSSRLVRLNSKQWENSVQDLLRLSAPLGYSSAFVQESLQTSFDTNGSVLEIDTNQWAGYKRAALQVANKVARDAQLILVVAPAASDPTARASGFIKTFGQRVFRRPLSDADVKRYSDLFNQGAALLGSGDAFADGVEMVLRAFFQSPNFLYRIETSDTVKSGMIPLNDYEIAQRLSYSLTNSTPDDTLLTAAAAGMLQSRDNVSQQAQRLIAAAPGQAMVSDFHYQLLQLENDDQIAKDATQVPLFTTDLNAALKTETLSFVKNVLYDQNKGFGELLTAPYTFANGQVAQVYGAKAATGSSDAFARVDLDPTQRAGLLTQAGFLTFYADAGATTNLILRGARIAVDFLCVDIPAPPPNIPPVPALAPNTTNRTRITTMTKDAPCNTCHTTLINPLGFALETLDGYARYRTQENGQPIDATGQYTLDGKQVSFNGPVELMKLIGPSQQANDCYARHWAEYLYGRAVTNATPADASLITQAGARSRINLSAKDLILKLVTADSFLNRAP